One window from the genome of Cyprinus carpio isolate SPL01 chromosome B1, ASM1834038v1, whole genome shotgun sequence encodes:
- the si:dkey-9i23.16 gene encoding uncharacterized protein si:dkey-9i23.16 isoform X1 — translation MIWTLKCFCFLVPQLNFRWVVRMSSNQMPSADLDPPKFHRLFKFYDPEVVALTTILLGLFQLLLTIPAYNISLDIKYFFMCPLCVGSVSVIAGSFGMASERTPKRELLKNSLISGLAGLVGTLIGLIMYGYAASTSLDIPPCSHESLEYHTCPETIFQNFYKTISGQLLFYNIAALVLHCFLSFSAFKGLRIH, via the exons ATGATCTggactttgaaatgtttttgttttttagtaccTCAGTTGAATTTTAGGTGGGTTGTCAGGATGTCAAGCAACCAAATGCCATCTGCTGACTTGGATCCTCCCAAATTCCATCGCCTGTTCAAGTTCTATGACCCTGAAGTGGTGGCT CTTACGACAATATTATTAGGTTTGTTCCAGCTCCTCCTGACTATACCAGCCTACAACATCAGCcttgatataaaatatttctttatgtgCCCCCTCTGTGTTGGTTCTGTG tctgTGATTGCTGGATCATTTGGTATGGCATCTGAAAGAACTCCTAAGAGAGAACTG TTAAAAAACAGTTTGATCTCTGGTCTTGCTGGCCTGGTGGGGACACTGATTGGACTTATTATGTATGGTTATGCTGCAAGTACCTCTCTCGACATCCCTCCATGCTCACATGAATCCCTTGAATACCACACGTGTCCAGAAACGATCTTTCAA aaTTTTTACAAAACCATCTCTGGGCAGctgttgttttataatattgCAGCTCTGGTTCTTCATTGTTTTCTATCATTTTCTGCATTTAAAGGACTGAGGATACATTGA
- the si:dkey-9i23.16 gene encoding uncharacterized protein si:dkey-9i23.16 isoform X2 encodes MSSNQMPSADLDPPKFHRLFKFYDPEVVALTTILLGLFQLLLTIPAYNISLDIKYFFMCPLCVGSVSVIAGSFGMASERTPKRELLKNSLISGLAGLVGTLIGLIMYGYAASTSLDIPPCSHESLEYHTCPETIFQNFYKTISGQLLFYNIAALVLHCFLSFSAFKGLRIH; translated from the exons ATGTCAAGCAACCAAATGCCATCTGCTGACTTGGATCCTCCCAAATTCCATCGCCTGTTCAAGTTCTATGACCCTGAAGTGGTGGCT CTTACGACAATATTATTAGGTTTGTTCCAGCTCCTCCTGACTATACCAGCCTACAACATCAGCcttgatataaaatatttctttatgtgCCCCCTCTGTGTTGGTTCTGTG tctgTGATTGCTGGATCATTTGGTATGGCATCTGAAAGAACTCCTAAGAGAGAACTG TTAAAAAACAGTTTGATCTCTGGTCTTGCTGGCCTGGTGGGGACACTGATTGGACTTATTATGTATGGTTATGCTGCAAGTACCTCTCTCGACATCCCTCCATGCTCACATGAATCCCTTGAATACCACACGTGTCCAGAAACGATCTTTCAA aaTTTTTACAAAACCATCTCTGGGCAGctgttgttttataatattgCAGCTCTGGTTCTTCATTGTTTTCTATCATTTTCTGCATTTAAAGGACTGAGGATACATTGA
- the tmem176 gene encoding transmembrane protein 176 isoform X1, protein MTLTVSPDLSVNTSPTQVEEKLQNKQKALRDSIEKGEPKIFGVAQIGIGLLIISYSIPLLSIERTMILNFGVPWWSGFMFVVSGAAAIALEKYANLKAVSVCLAVSALTIIISVIALVLYYADIALNPATVCYEGPSKMCYHQYYATHFSTGLKTTISMVSMVQTGMSSAFTVILYSQRRNFTGYATVSE, encoded by the exons ATGACTTTGACCGTGTCGCCGGACCTCTCAGTGAACACTAGCCCAACTCAGGTAGaggaaaaactacaaaacaaacaaaaagctctCCGGGACAGCATCGAGAAGGGGGAGCCCAAAATATTCGGG GTCGCTCAGATAGGAATAGGATTGCTGATCATCTCCTATTCTATTCCTCTGCTCTCCATTGAGAGGACCATGATACTTAACTTTGGTGTGCCATGGTGGAGTGGCTTTATG TTTGTCGTTTCAGGCGCAGCTGCAATAGCATTGGAAAAGTATGCCAACTTGAAAGCA GTCTCTGTTTGTTTGGCAGTCTCTGCTTTGACCATCATCATCTCAGTTATTGCACTTGTCCTATACTATGCTGACATTGCTTTGAATCCGGCAACCGTCTGCTATGAGGGACCATCCAAGATGTGTTACCATCAGTATTATGCCACT CATTTCAGCACAGGATTGAAGACAACTATCTCCATGGTCAGTATGGTCCAGACAGGAATGTCCTCTGCTTTTACAGTTATACTGTATAGTCAGAGGAGGAACTTTACAGGCTATGCG aCCGTATCTGAATGA
- the si:dkey-9i23.16 gene encoding uncharacterized protein si:dkey-9i23.16 isoform X3, translating into MLTTILLGLFQLLLTIPAYNISLDIKYFFMCPLCVGSVSVIAGSFGMASERTPKRELLKNSLISGLAGLVGTLIGLIMYGYAASTSLDIPPCSHESLEYHTCPETIFQNFYKTISGQLLFYNIAALVLHCFLSFSAFKGLRIH; encoded by the exons ATG CTTACGACAATATTATTAGGTTTGTTCCAGCTCCTCCTGACTATACCAGCCTACAACATCAGCcttgatataaaatatttctttatgtgCCCCCTCTGTGTTGGTTCTGTG tctgTGATTGCTGGATCATTTGGTATGGCATCTGAAAGAACTCCTAAGAGAGAACTG TTAAAAAACAGTTTGATCTCTGGTCTTGCTGGCCTGGTGGGGACACTGATTGGACTTATTATGTATGGTTATGCTGCAAGTACCTCTCTCGACATCCCTCCATGCTCACATGAATCCCTTGAATACCACACGTGTCCAGAAACGATCTTTCAA aaTTTTTACAAAACCATCTCTGGGCAGctgttgttttataatattgCAGCTCTGGTTCTTCATTGTTTTCTATCATTTTCTGCATTTAAAGGACTGAGGATACATTGA
- the tmem176 gene encoding transmembrane protein 176 isoform X3 encodes MTLTVSPDLSVNTSPTQVEEKLQNKQKALRDSIEKGEPKIFGVAQIGIGLLIISYSIPLLSIERTMILNFGVPWWSGFMFVVSGAAAIALEKYANLKAVSVCLAVSALTIIISVIALVLYYADIALNPATVCYEGPSKMCYHQYYATTVSE; translated from the exons ATGACTTTGACCGTGTCGCCGGACCTCTCAGTGAACACTAGCCCAACTCAGGTAGaggaaaaactacaaaacaaacaaaaagctctCCGGGACAGCATCGAGAAGGGGGAGCCCAAAATATTCGGG GTCGCTCAGATAGGAATAGGATTGCTGATCATCTCCTATTCTATTCCTCTGCTCTCCATTGAGAGGACCATGATACTTAACTTTGGTGTGCCATGGTGGAGTGGCTTTATG TTTGTCGTTTCAGGCGCAGCTGCAATAGCATTGGAAAAGTATGCCAACTTGAAAGCA GTCTCTGTTTGTTTGGCAGTCTCTGCTTTGACCATCATCATCTCAGTTATTGCACTTGTCCTATACTATGCTGACATTGCTTTGAATCCGGCAACCGTCTGCTATGAGGGACCATCCAAGATGTGTTACCATCAGTATTATGCCACT aCCGTATCTGAATGA
- the tmem176 gene encoding transmembrane protein 176 isoform X2, whose translation MTLTVSPDLSVNTSPTQVEEKLQNKQKALRDSIEKGEPKIFGVAQIGIGLLIISYSIPLLSIERTMILNFGVPWWSGFMFVVSGAAAIALEKYANLKAVSVCLAVSALTIIISVIALVLYYADIALNPATVCYEGPSKMCYHQYYATHRIEDNYLHGQYGPDRNVLCFYSYTV comes from the exons ATGACTTTGACCGTGTCGCCGGACCTCTCAGTGAACACTAGCCCAACTCAGGTAGaggaaaaactacaaaacaaacaaaaagctctCCGGGACAGCATCGAGAAGGGGGAGCCCAAAATATTCGGG GTCGCTCAGATAGGAATAGGATTGCTGATCATCTCCTATTCTATTCCTCTGCTCTCCATTGAGAGGACCATGATACTTAACTTTGGTGTGCCATGGTGGAGTGGCTTTATG TTTGTCGTTTCAGGCGCAGCTGCAATAGCATTGGAAAAGTATGCCAACTTGAAAGCA GTCTCTGTTTGTTTGGCAGTCTCTGCTTTGACCATCATCATCTCAGTTATTGCACTTGTCCTATACTATGCTGACATTGCTTTGAATCCGGCAACCGTCTGCTATGAGGGACCATCCAAGATGTGTTACCATCAGTATTATGCCACT CACAGGATTGAAGACAACTATCTCCATGGTCAGTATGGTCCAGACAGGAATGTCCTCTGCTTTTACAGTTATACTGTATAG